Genomic segment of Umezawaea sp. Da 62-37:
GCGAGAGTGCCCTTGCCGATGCCTTCCTCCTCGCTGCGGCGGGCTACCTCGCGGCTGGCCGGGTCGCCTAGGAGGATGCGGATCTTGACGCCCTCCTCTGCCTTCTGGCGCAGGGTGCGGATCAGGGCTGGGTTGTCAACCAGGAACATTCCTGAGTAGACCAGGATCGAGACGTTGAGCTTGGCTCCGTCGAGCATGTGCCGCCACACGTCCGCGGAGATCGAGTGCCGGTGTGCGTAGACCTGCACCACCTCGGACTCGTTGATCTCCTTCTTGGCGTCCTTGGCCAGCGCGTTCGGCCACAGGTACGTCTCGGACTCCTTGACCATGGACGCGATGACGTGCCGGTGACGTGGGTACGGAGTGCGGTCGCGGGTGATCCAACGTTCAACCGTTTTGGGGTCCACGGTGGTGGCTCGGGCAACGTGCTCGAAGCTCAAACCGTTGCGTAGCAAGGCATCCCGTAGGCGCTGGTTGGGCATGGTCGCTCCCTTGAGACTGGTTGGGACGTCTTCAAAGTAGCAAGGACGTCTTAAGTTGTCCCGCCATGCGGTACTGACGTCCCTCTTTCGGGTCGAAAGTCGTAAGGGGCAAGAAAGCCGGACACCAGGTCCAGCCGACCCGGACGACAGGAGACAGCAGATGGCGATCACAGGTGGGAGCAGGCTCCCGGCGGGTCATGACTTCGTGTTCCCGCGCGGTGCGCTGGTGATGGGTGTGGAGCCGGTGCTCAAGTTCCAGTCCGCTGACGAGCGGGCCAAGGGGCTCCCGGTGGAGCAGGAGGCGGACAAGGGGAATGGGCTGCCGGTGTGGTCGGTGCTGGTCATCGATCAGGCGGCGGAGCGCAAGACGGACGCGGTGGTGACGGTGAAGATCGCGGCGGCTCACCAGCCGGTGCCGCCGGAGGCGATTCCCGGTACGGATGTGCGGCCGGTGCTGTTCGAGGGGCTAACGGTCACGCCGTGGATCGATGACAAGGGGTGCCGGTCGGGTGCGGCGGGCGAGCGTCACCGGTGCCGGGCGAAGCTCGGGTACAGCCTGCGGGCTACCGGGATGAAGCCCGCCGTTGCCAAGAGCGTCCCAAAGGCCGCGTGATCCGTGGCTGACATGGTGCGGGTGCACGTGACCGCAGATCTCCCCATACGCGTCGAACCGGTCGTGTTCGCGGAACGAGTGGAGATTCGGCTCGGCAACGCGTTCCCCGCCGTCCTGGTCGTCGACCGCGACGCCTTGCCACGCCTTTCTCAGGCCATCTCTGAAGGCAAGGCAGCTCTCGACGCCGCTCGTAGGAAGAAGGGGCAGAGCTGATGGGATTCAACGTGACGTGCTCGCCGGGGCGGGATGCGGCGGCTGGGATGGTGCACATCACCGATGAGTTGCCCGCGCTGGTGATCTACCTGGACCCGGTGAATGTGGCGATCCAGTTGCCGCCGTTTCCAGGTGGGGTGGAGGTGCTGGCGAAGTTCTGCCGGGAGTTGTCTCGGGAGGCGGGGAAGCTCGCGGATCACCTCGACAGCCGGGAGGGGCGGCACGTGCTGTCGGAGAAACCGGCGGTGCAGGGGTGAGCGGGCGGCCGTTGACGCGGCGGGCGCATTACAACCGGCTCATGGGTGCACGTCTGCGGGATCTGCGGCAGGACGCGGGGATCAAGCCTGCCCCGATGGCTCGGGCGTTCGGGATGTCGGAGGCGGCGATTTCCAAGGTCGAGTGTGGTCATCGTGGGCTGTCGCCGCATGTCCTCGGCGTGTACTGCGACCTGTTCGACGTGAGTCCGTTGGACCTGTTCCGGGATGTGGCGGAGCAGTACCGCGAGCAGTGCGACCCGTTCCGGCCCGGCGTCTACCGGGCAGTCCGCGGTGAGGTTCGGGCGCTCGACGGCCTGGCGCTCTACGCCGATCTGCCGGAGCGGTACTTGCCTGCGGGTGCCTTGCACGTCGGTGTGGAGGCGTTGAACGAGGCCTGAGGTGTGGTCCGGGGTGGGTGACTGCCCCGGATCTCCCATCTGAGGGGAGGTGAGTGATGAGCTTCCTGGAGCGCTTCATGTCGTGTGACCCGGTTGAGCGCCGGATGGCTGAGTTGCGGCCGTTGCGGGTGCGGGTCGAGAACAAGCGGTGTGCTGGCAAGTGCGGTCGGTGTACCTGGATTCGGGCGACCGTGGACTACTGCGGGGACTGTGCGGCCTGGATGGCTGAGCGGGGCATTGTGCCTCGGCGTTGTCGCTGGAGGCGCCGCTAGAAAATCCTTTTAGGACAGAGCGTGTGATCCTGTGGGGTCACGCGGTGATGCCGCGCGTCTTGTTGCGGCGCAACGGAAGCGTAAGACGCAGGAGCGGAAAACGGCTACCAACCTCGCCGCTCCTGCGCTGTCCACCACGCGTAACGGAGTGAACGAGATGAGCGTAGAGCCTGGGCGCATTCCCGCGCCAGACAGGGCAGCCAAACGGCGGCAGTGGGATCAGATGATCTCCGCCAAGCAGACCGTCTCCACCTATGCCGTGCTGCTCGACGGCGGCCGGTTGGAGACCTTGGAGCTGACTGCCGCGCAAGTTGAGGGATTCGAGTGCCTGACGTGCAAAGTCCAGTGCGGTAGCGGATCCGAGGCGTTCCAGCCGGTGGGTCGCATTCCGAGTGTGGGCAGCGTCTTCCAGTGCGTCGCGTGCTCGGGCGGTGCGCGATGAGGGGCAACAGGTGGGTTGATCCGGCTCCGTTCGAGGGGTATCGGCCTCGGGTTCCGTGGTGGGCGTACCTGCCAGGGTGGACCAAGGTCGTGGCGGCTCCGTTCGCGTTGGTCGGGGTCGCGGTGTGGCTGCTCGTGCGCCTGGTGCTCGTTGCCGTTCGGTACCCGGTGACGGTGCTGGCGTCGGTGTCGGGCTACTGGATGTACGCCACCTGGGGTCTGTCGCCGCTGGTGTTGGCGTTGCTGTCGTTGGTTGCGGGCGGCTTCGTCTGGGCGCGTCTGGATCTGCCGTCGTTCCTGCGGCACGGCTGGTACCGGGTGCTGACTGAGTGGCGGCGGGCGACGGTGTACGTGCCGCAGTGGCGGACCGTGATGCGGCTGTCCGATCTCGCGAAAGCCCAGCGGGGCAAGGAATACCGGCCTCGGCTGCGTCGTGTGCGGTCCGAGGGGTGGCGGGACCGGGTTCGGGTGCGGATGATCCCGGCGCAGTCCCCGGAGCAGTGGGAAGCGCGACGGGAGAACCTGGCGCACTCGTTCAACGCGCGGTCGTGCCGGGTGCGGGTGTTGCGGCCTCGGCTGCTGGAACTGGACTTCATCCACTCCGATCCGCTGTCGCGTCCGGTGCCTGTACCTGCGCTTTCGGTGGATGAGTCCGCAGTGAATCTCAAGAAGATCGTGGTCGGGCTTACCGAGACCGGACGGGCCTGGACGCTGCGGCTGTTGGGGTCTCAGCTCCTCGTCGTGGGCGTGCCTGGCGCGGGCAAGGGCTCGGTCCTGTGGTCGATCGTGTGGCAGCTCGCGCCCGCCGTTCGTGCTGGGCTGGTGCGCCTGGTGGGCATCGATCCCAAGGGTGGGATGGAGCTGGGGCAGTGCCCGGAGGCGTTCGATCGGGTCGTCTACGACAACGGGCCTGACGCGGTGGCGTTGTTGGAGGAGATCGCTGCTGAGGTGAAGGAACGGGCCTCGCGCTACCGAGGTGTTCGGAGGTTGTGGGCGCGGTCGACGGGGGAGCCGTTCACGGTCCTGATCGTGGATGAGCTGGCGGACCTGATCGCCTACCAGCCGGACAAGCAGCTGCGGGAGCGTGCCTCGCGGGCTATCCAGACGATCACCTCTCAGGGGCGTGCACCCGGCTACGCCCTCGTGGGCCTGGTCCAGGACCCGCGCAAGGAAGTCGTGTCGTTCCGGCACCTGTTCACCACCCGTGTGGCGTTGCGGCTCGATGAGCCACAGCAGGTGGACATGGTGCTTGG
This window contains:
- a CDS encoding FtsK/SpoIIIE domain-containing protein, whose translation is MWLLVRLVLVAVRYPVTVLASVSGYWMYATWGLSPLVLALLSLVAGGFVWARLDLPSFLRHGWYRVLTEWRRATVYVPQWRTVMRLSDLAKAQRGKEYRPRLRRVRSEGWRDRVRVRMIPAQSPEQWEARRENLAHSFNARSCRVRVLRPRLLELDFIHSDPLSRPVPVPALSVDESAVNLKKIVVGLTETGRAWTLRLLGSQLLVVGVPGAGKGSVLWSIVWQLAPAVRAGLVRLVGIDPKGGMELGQCPEAFDRVVYDNGPDAVALLEEIAAEVKERASRYRGVRRLWARSTGEPFTVLIVDELADLIAYQPDKQLRERASRAIQTITSQGRAPGYALVGLVQDPRKEVVSFRHLFTTRVALRLDEPQQVDMVLGDGVRQRGAAAHEISENTPGVAWLKTDGQREPERARAFHVTDADLVELGAYFARATVHDFPGLPAGEGSAAA
- a CDS encoding DUF5919 domain-containing protein, translating into MPNQRLRDALLRNGLSFEHVARATTVDPKTVERWITRDRTPYPRHRHVIASMVKESETYLWPNALAKDAKKEINESEVVQVYAHRHSISADVWRHMLDGAKLNVSILVYSGMFLVDNPALIRTLRQKAEEGVKIRILLGDPASREVARRSEEEGIGKGTLAAKVRNALAFFKPLADSGHAEVRCHKTTLYNSIYRFDDEMLINTHVLGFMAGHAPVLHLRRLSGGDLFETYAESFQGVWDAAKPPKW
- a CDS encoding plasmid replication, integration and excision activator; the encoded protein is MFPRGALVMGVEPVLKFQSADERAKGLPVEQEADKGNGLPVWSVLVIDQAAERKTDAVVTVKIAAAHQPVPPEAIPGTDVRPVLFEGLTVTPWIDDKGCRSGAAGERHRCRAKLGYSLRATGMKPAVAKSVPKAA
- a CDS encoding helix-turn-helix transcriptional regulator — protein: MGARLRDLRQDAGIKPAPMARAFGMSEAAISKVECGHRGLSPHVLGVYCDLFDVSPLDLFRDVAEQYREQCDPFRPGVYRAVRGEVRALDGLALYADLPERYLPAGALHVGVEALNEA